From the genome of Hyperolius riggenbachi isolate aHypRig1 chromosome 9, aHypRig1.pri, whole genome shotgun sequence, one region includes:
- the SNU13 gene encoding NHP2-like protein 1, with the protein MNEPDVNPKAYPLADAQLAKTLLDLVQQSANYKQLRKGANEATKTLNRGIAEFIVMAADAEPLEIILHLPLLCEDKNVPYVFVRSKQALGRACGVSRPVVACAVTIKEGSQLRPQIQTVQQSIERLLV; encoded by the exons atg AATGAACCGGACGTTAATCCCAAGGCCTATCCTCTGGCCGATGCTCAGCTGGCTAAGACTCTTCTGGACCTGGTGCAACAGTCGGCCAATTACAAGCAGCTCCGCAAGGGGGCCAATGAAG CCACGAAGACCCTGAACCGCGGTATTGCAGAGTTCATCGTCATGGCGGCGGACGCGGAGCCGCTGGAGATCATTCTGCACCTCCCTCTCCTCTGTGAGGATAAGAACGTTCCGTATGTTTTTGTGCGTTCCAAGCAGGCATTGGGCAGAGCTTGTGGGGTGTCCAGGCCTGTGGTGGCCTGTGCCGTCACCATCAAGGAGGGGTCCCAGCTAAGGCCTCAGATCCAGACCGTCCAGCAGTCCATCGAGAGGCTGCTGGTGTAA